One segment of Solanum stenotomum isolate F172 chromosome 1, ASM1918654v1, whole genome shotgun sequence DNA contains the following:
- the LOC125842817 gene encoding uncharacterized protein LOC125842817 has translation MGRKLEPQQSNNTITHFSHPHTLELITHQNFAPSQLCSGCKIQANGSVYTCKSCNFFLHVECSQMPQQINHPFDKEHSLTLLPKSIYPEGNFRCDACGETGDGFSYHCNSCGIDLHILCAVLPQYITHRSHRHQLEIQFSSPYPSKSFRCDICKNIGTKQWLYRCHTCGFDAHLNCTKLQSHFHQNPTRSSNSRSAPDQQYQHHCAGVDHMNQEIKNEISSLETLRKQREDEDKLMAEMIMGGVNHENQRLNELLGRTNPGINNGTTAAPQFGGSQNNEMSFPEILRKQREDQDKMMAEMISGANYRQNQQLSYLIAASSLNNQAINQQFNQTLMSYGGSAGAGQGQIPNLYQNTMGAGLFNTGADFAGLGLNALFGNLKF, from the exons ATGGGGAGGAAGTTAGAACCTCAACAATCCAATAACACAATAACTCATTTTAGTCATCCTCACACTTTAGAGCTAATTACTCATCAAAACTTTGCTCCATCACAGCTATGTTCAGGCTGCAAAATTCAAGCTAATGGATCAGTTTACACTTGCAAATCTTGCAATTTTTTCCTTCATGTTGAATGTTCCCAAATGCCACAGCAAATCAATCATCCATTTGATAAAGAACATAGTTTGACTCTCCTCCCAAAGTCGATTTACCCGGAAGGGAATTTTCGGTGTGATGCGTGTGGGGAAACAGGGGATGGATTTTCTTACCACTGCAACAGTTGTGGTATTGATCTTCATATACTATGTGCAGTTCTTCCACAATATATCACTCATCGATCTCATCGTCACCAACTTGAAATTCAATTTTCATCTCCTTACCCTAGTAAATCATTCCGTTGTGATATTTGCAAGAATATTGGAACCAAACAATGGCTCTATAGATGCCATACTTGTGGTTTTGATGCTCATTTGAATTGTACAAAGTTGCAAAGTCATTTCCATCAGAACCCAACAAGAAGTAGCAATTCTAGATCTGCTCCTGATCAGCAATATCAACATCATTGTGCAG GGGTAGATCATATGAATCAGGAGATTAAAAACGAAATATCGTCCCTGGAAACTCTGCGAAAGCAAAGAGAAGATGAGGATAAATTGATGGCAGAAATGATCATGGGCGGCGTTAATCATGAGAATCAACGACTAAACGAACTGCTAGGCCGTACAAATCCAGGGATTAACAACGGAACTACTGCTGCACCGCAATTTGGGGGAAGTCAGAACAACGAAATGTCGTTCCCTGAAATTCTGCGAAAGCAAAGAGAAGATCAGGACAAAATGATGGCAGAAATGATCTCGGGTGCTAATTATCGGCAGAATCAACAACTAAGCTATCTCATAGCTGCTAGTTCTCTGAATAACCAAGCAATAAACCAGCAATTCAACCAAACACTTATGAGTTATGGAGGCTCTGCTGGTGCAGGACAAGGACAAATCccaaatttataccaaaatacAATGGGTGCTGGTCTATTTAATACTGGAGCTGATTTTGCTGGTTTGGGTTTAAATGCATTGTTTGGAAATCTTAAATTCTGA